TCATACTTTTCCAGGAGGCTCGTCTTATCTGTATAGAGCGGTGTGGTTTCCGGCTCCGCCGTAAAAAGGTGAATATAATCTACCGACGAACATACGTGTCTCCAGCCTGCCTCTTCAAACAAATCGAAGTAGTCTTCATCCGGACTCTCCCGATAATCGATTTCGAACTGCTTCTCCTCCGGTTCTCCCTTTCGAAGCCGGAACCCAAGCAGCAGGAAGCGTTCCACATGCCAGCCTTTCTTCGCATAGCGCGCCAACTTCTCCATTTCTTTCCCTTCTGAAAAAGCGAGTCCATCCATCATGATATATTTACGCTTCATTGATAACATCCTCCTTCTCCTGCCATACCTCTTCGGCATGACGGATCATTCGCCTGCGCCGCTCGACATCGGATTTCAGCAGTTCTCGTCCGGCAGCTGTTGCGATATACGTCTTCTTTTTCCCGGAACCTTCCGCAAGCTCAATCAGCTCTGCTTTCAATAACTTCTTGATCGTCGTATAAAGGGAGGCAGGACCGATGGTGAATTCACCTTCCGTCCACTCTTCGATCGTCTGCATGATCAAGTACCCGTGACGGGCTTCCAGCAGGGAAAGGAGGATATAGAAGGACGTATCCGTCAGCTCCCCGGCATCCAAGGCATCGTTTCTGGCCAATCTCTTCACCTCATTTGTATCGTTTAATGATATATCGTTAAATGTAATATATCGTTTAATGATATAAAAGTCAATCTATTATTGGAAATTTTTTCAGAATTCGCTTGAGGAGAGGAAAAAAGAAAAATCCGGTCATGGAACGCTCTTATAATAAAAGCGTTCGATGACCGGAAGTTGTATGTTTTCTGTCATTCTATATGCTCGAGCTGTTGATTGAGCTTTCGTGATTCATGACGGAAATAGAGATAAAACCCGAGCCAGATCACTCCATACAGGACAAGAAAGACGGCGATGAAGAAGAGCAGACTTGTCAAGGTGAACGGCATCCATCCTACCCAGGCGCTGAGCGGAAAGAACAGGCACGTCACAATCAGGAAGTGGACGGCCGTCTGTCTGAAAAGGCTCCATGATTCGATTTCGAAAAGGAGCGGCGTGACGGAGAAGAACCAGCCGCAGAACATCGATCCGAGTGAATTTTTGATAAAGGGATCGGCTTGGAATACGGTGACATCTCCGAAGAAAAAGATGGCATAGGTGGTGAGGACCGAGAGGAATGCTCCGAAGAAGATGCCGATGAAACTGCGAAATAGAAATGTTTTCATTTGTTTTCCCTCCTGTTCTTATTCAATAGTTCTTTGATCTTACTGACGTAGTGTCTCGAGGCGTAGGTTTTCGCTCCGGACTTGAAATGGACGGCGAGCGTCCCGTGGAAGGAAGGCTCGAAGTGGCTGATTTCATACAAATTGGCAAGGACGGACTTCGACAACCGGATGAAGCGTCTTGATGGAAGCAATTGTTCCAGTTCATACAGTTTTTCCTTCATCGTAAACGTCCCTTTTTCGTTCTCTGCGACAACATGCTCCCCGGAAGTCTGGAAATAGTGGACATCCTCCGGTTTCAGGAGATGCTGTTTTCCTCCGAGCTTACCGGTAAGCAGGTCCGTTTTACCGGCTTTCAGGAAATCAAGCAGTTCTTTGATATCGTCATCAAGCTCGCTGCAGTGGATGGTCACCTTCGTCTCTTCGCAACCTGGGTCGACATCCAGTTGGATCTTCACATGCTCCACCTCCTTGGCTTTCTCTCTATGTTCTCAGTATAGGGAAACGAAAGAAAAGTGTCAGCACTCCTCCGGTAAGACGCACCTTATGGCGGATGAGCTGCAGCTATGAGGTGCCCTTCTGCTTCTCTTCCATAGATGTCTGTGATACCCTTTTTCTAGAAAATAAATGTTGTGGAGAGGTGTACCGTGGAATTAAAGAAAAGCAAGTATATAAAGACAGGGATGCTCCGTTTCGGCTTTCCGGCCGGAATTTTGTTTTTCATCGTCAATCAATTCACATGCGCGGGGGCGTAGGCTTTACGGTCGCTGCCTTGTTGGATTTCCTTATTACCGTCGTCCTATTTACGTTGGTGGGCGGCTTTTTCGGTTACGGGATATGGAAGGGAAAGAGGGATCAGCAGGAGACGGAGTAGAAGAAAATATTATTTTTGAAACGTTTATGAAAACTCTCCCGTAAATGCATAACAGAAAATGATGAAGAGGTGGGGCTATGGAACAGCGGTTGGAAGGATTGGCAGAACAGGTGAAGGAACAATTCGGTTTACGCGATTATACGCTCGCGCGGGAACACATTCATCGGAGGGTAGGTCCGAATCGGGAGACACAGTTTATCTACAGCATGGAATGGTTTCCGAGCGATTCGGATCAGGACGATGAAGATCTCAATCCGGAAGGGACGGCAAGCATCGAAGTCGATGTCCATACAGGGCAGCTGCAGCATGTGATTTTTGTAGGCGGGGTGACCCATGCGGAGTCGATTGTTCTGGATGATGAAGCAAAAGTCCGACGCTGGATCGAAACAGAGACCGGGGTAAACGTGGCCGAGCAGACGGAACAGGCAAGCGGGGAGATAAGAACGTATCAGTACCATAGTGTGATCGACGGGATACGTACGACTCCGGCTGGGACGATCGAGATCCGTCTTGATGAAGCAGGGAGGCTCGTGTTCTTCACCATACACGGACGGTTCCCGCAAAAGGAAGAGGCGGACGTGGAGTCCTTCGCCCTCACGACGGAAAAGGTGAAAGAGATTGTCATGGAGCAGCTGCAGCTGTTGGAATTCCCGGTGATGGAAAAGGAATGTTTCGTCTCTGCGTTTGCACTCGAAGAAATCTATGTGACCAATGACGGCAGGGAAACGCTTCCTTTTCAGCTCTTTTGGTCGGAGCAGAGGGTGGAACGGGACGAGATTTTGACTTACTCTTCTCCTCTTCGGGGGACGGTGGAAACGCAGGAAATCGATCTATCCGAAGAAGTGAGCCTGGAGCAGTTGGAAAAACAGGAGCCCCACCCGGACCTTGAGCCGCTGGAACCGGGTACGGTTGATCGGGTCGATAAGGCGATTGTGCGCTTCCTGCGGATGAATCATCCGGAAGACAGTGGGAAATGGCGCTGGAAGAACGTCTGTCGGGACCATGGTTATGTCGTCGCAGAGCTGGAGGAAGTGGAAAAGACGAGGACCGTTTTCCAAAGGAAGCTGAAGCTGTTCTTAAGCAAGGATGGTGGAGAGGTTCTTACCCATATCGACACGGGCGCATTTCTGGAGATGTTCGAGGCGTTCGAAGCGGCCGACACGGCGAAGTACACTAAAACAGAGGCGTATGAGCTCCTGAAAGATAAGCTGAAGCTCCGTCCGACGTATGTGCTGGACAGGACGACCGGCAGATACTGCCTTTGCGGACTGCTTGACTGTGATGATGCTGTATTGAGTCACTCGGGGGAAATCGTGCCGCTCGCGGATTTATAAAGCAACCTTCTTACAGAAAGAAAAAAACACCCCTACCGGATTTGGATGGGGTGTTTCTTTTATTCAATACACTAACCCGACGGCAGAGAATACGAATAACAAACAAAGGACGAGAATCGGCAGGTTGTATTCTTTTCTGATGATGGTAAGCAGGGCGAATATACCAAGGGAAATCGTCGACAGGGCACTCGCTGCGTAACTTGCAGAGACGGCGACGGAAAACCAATCCATTAAAATGGTTGCATAGACGAGCAGAACACCAATGACGAAGGAATATTTTTTCATAAGCAGGGTGGTACGGTCGACTGCTTTTGCCGGTTTAATAGTCACATTCCCCAGGAGATCGCGATTACTGATTTTCGTATATTCTTCATTCAGTCTCGGGTAAATCGGCTGCATATAAGGTGCTTTATTCTGAATCGAATCGAATCCCCAGGCGAGGCGTGTATCTCCAATCATATAGGTGGAGCTGTCTGTCGGCGGATCGACGGATGAGTAAGAGGGGGTAAGCTCCCGTTCCGGGTCGATGGAAAATACGACACGGTTTCCTTCTATACCTTCTTCGTATTTCTTTTTATTAGAGAAGACTCCGTACTTGATGGTCGCTCCGATATTGCGAAGTGGATGCCGGAAAAAGGTCCACATGGCGATGCTTACGTCCATGGGTGTCCATCCCTTCCCTTCAAGGAAAACCTCATTCCAGGCGTGCGGTTCATTCTTCCCCATCCAAGCCCCGACGAGCACTCTTGCCGGGATGCCCAAGGAACGGCAGTAGGAAGCGAGAAGCGCAGAAAGCTCTCCGCAGTCTCCTTTTTTTGAAGCTTTACAGTAGTGAACCCCCCGTTTGTTGAATTTCGTTGAGTATTTATAATGGTCACGGATGTGTCGGAAAAGAAGGCGTACTTTCGCATGATCGTCGACGGCGTCACGGACGATTTGTTGTGCTTCTTGCAGCGTCTCCTCATCAACCGGTATGAGAGAGGAGCTTCTGAGGAAGAAGGCTTTTTCTTCTGCGCTTTTTCCTACCGGGTCCCAATAACCTGCCTCCGCCTTCATGGAAAGCTGTGTATTTCCATCCAAGTGGAAGAAATAGAGATCCCCTAAGAAAGGATGGCTGGTACGGCGCGTGGGAGAAGCGCCGGGGAACGTGACATTCCGGCAATCGTCCGTCACAGAAAGCCAAACGTCGATTCCTTTGCTGCTTCTATTCTCGTATAAGAATTCGAATGTTTTTCGTTTCATGAAGCATTGCTCCCTTTTACGGATATTTTCTCAGGCAGCTTCTCCCGGAACCGCTTCATCCATGTCCAAGCCCGTTGATATTCCTTGTTGTTCAAAAGCAGGAAGTCCAGTCCTATCATGATGGCTGAGAAAGTGATCAGTCCCATGACGATGGCAATTCCGATATGGAACGCTATGATTCCTGCGATGATGATATACTTCGCATATTTGTTGAACAGGGCGAGTGGAAATGCCAATTTGATCAGGATGGAAGCATAGGTGAAGAATACGATGAAATACGTATTGCTTGTGAGAACGCCTTCCCAAAATTCGGAAGAGTATTGTTCTACCTGCAGAATATAGTAGAGCGCGGTTCCACTGTTCCACCGTTCGCCCATGATCTGATAGATTCCCGAAGTGAAATACATGATGGACAATTGGATGACGACGAAAGCAAGCCCGAAATTATGGATGATGGCAAACGTATCTTTCCATCGATCCAGGAACTTCGGCCGTCTAAGGAACGTAACGGAGAAGTACGCCGTAACATTCATAAACAGCATATAGAAAAGACACAAGTACAGGATGTTATCGCCGCCGTCGCTGATGAACGCATTTCGGTTAATGAGTGAAAAGGTGAACAGGAAATTCATGATTTGTGTGAATTTGCCACCGGTCCCGATCATGAACAAGAAAGAGAAAATCAAACCTGCATGAAACATGACCTCGAAATAGGCGGCACTGTCAGACAAGCCGTAAACCGAAAAAGGGAGCCGGTAGATCGTATTGTAAATATCGTTCGAAATGACGCCGCTGTCCGCCCAGTAGAAGTGTCTTAATGGATAGTTGATGACATAGTTGTAAACCAGGATCGCACCGAGGACGATCCTTGTCACACTCGCTCCGATTAAATGCTTAGGGGAGGTGAACCAGTCGATTATTCTATTCAGCATGTAGAGGGCTCCCTTCAGACGTCGTATGAATCCACATAGAAATAATCTCTCCATTCAAAATCGATGTACTGTGCTTCCCGTTTATAATCAGGATTGTTTCGCTCGGAATAAGGAACAGGAGAGACCTCCATGATCCGGACATTCACTTCCTTCACTTCCCCGGCATCCGTCAACAGCGGAATGGAGGAGTTGGCAAAACGGTACAGGGCGTCGATTTGTTCGCTGCGCTGTTGTTCAATGACCTCTTCATTTACGACATCGGTCGCTTCTTCTTCCCCGGTTTTCTTCCTGTAGGCCATGACGAGGTCATTAGGTCGGTAAATGCTGAAGAAAATCCCGGAAGGTACCCTCGCTGCGCGGTTAATGGCACTGAACCGGTTCTGTTGATTGGAATCGAGAATCGGGGTGGAGATATCGTTCCAATCCGATTCTTCTCCACTTTCCGTCCGGTATTTGACGAGGATCTTATGATTCTTCGATATAGGCTCCGGGGCAAATAAGTTCCAGTTTTGATAGAACAGCGGATCTTTATACTGGTTGATGGCTTCCCTGTGGGTGACGGAAACAGGGTTGTTCGGCCCGACGGAAAGACCGAGCATCGTAAAGTGGAAAACTAGAAAGATCGTTCCGGCTAGGATAAGTACGAGGTGCCCTGGCTTGTTCATGACGGCCTCCTTTATGTTATGGTAATGATTGACAAAGGTAACGAGAGAGGATGACGACATTGAAAAAGTTCTCCTATGCCGCTTTGATTGCTGCGTCCGTTTTGAATATGCTGATTGCAGGCGCTACGTTAGCCGGATTGTTCTTAGTGGACACTCGTAACGGATTGAACGGGACAGAGTATTGGCTGGTCGGTAACCAGGCGTTTTTAGTAGCTACGCTGCTTGTGTTCATCGGGACGCTTGTACTCTTTTATCTTTTAGCGAAAGGACGGCCTGAAAAAAGAATTGCACCCTGGTTCATCGCCGCCGGACTTTTACTGATCCTCACATCATTGGGATCCAGCTGGGTGACAAGTGCGCTTTTCTTTTTCGGCGGGTGGACAATTGGATCATCCGGGGAATGATGCGGGCTTCCTATGTATCTTTATGTTCCGCTTTCTCCGACCTTTTAAACCCAAGAATACTATAATTTGACATATAGACGGATGCATGAGAAGCTGTTAATTGTAAAAATACACCAAGGAGGAATTGCATGAAGTATAAGAAATTCGGAGCTATTGCACTAGCTGGGACTGTTGTATTAGGATCATTGGGAATGTCATCGTCTTTAGCCGCTTCGAATGAAGTAAGTCCGGAAGAGCAGAAGAAAGTCACAGGAGAAAATGCGGAAACCGTAGAGCCTGAAGCAGTACCAGCCATCGTCGGAACGGCGTTTCTGACAGGTGCAGCGGGTGCAGCAGGTGCGAAGGTCGGGGATGCTGTCGCTGACTTCGCTGTAGACAAGCTCAACGGTCACGAAAATGTTGACCCTGCTATTAAGGAAGATGCAAACCTTGATGTCATTTTTGACTGAAATACGAGCGATTAAGTAGAGATGATAATAGATAGAAAGATAGCCTGGCCCTGTTGGGTCAGGCTTTTTTTATGTATCGGGTGTCGTAGACAAGAGGACGGAAGCAGTCTTTATTCGCGTCTGTGCCTGGAGGCATATCTATTCCAAAGGTGGTAGCTGATCCAGAAAGCAAGAACGATGAGGAAGGAGTATTCTCGATAATCCTCCGGGAGTGTAAGGTAGGTGAGGACGGCGGCAAGGAGGAAGGGCGGCAGTAAAATCCAATATCGTTCTCGGTTTGTCCGTTTCTTCATAAAAGTCCTCCCGACTTTTGTATCTTTCCTTTATGGAAGCGTATCATATCGACGGAAATTTTGGAAGGAGATGCCATCTATAAGCCTTTCCGGCCTCTGCGGCTTCAAAAATATGTTATGATTTAAATGGATTCCAGTTGGTTAAACACTAAGTAATCCTGGAAGTAAGGGATTAGATAGATAGGGATAGATTCAGAAAGGGGATACATAGTCTTGAACGCGAAATATTTGGATTTACTTGCTCAGAAATACGATTGTGAAGAGAAAGTAGTGACAGAGATCATCAACTTGAAAGCGATCCTCAATCTGCCGAAAGGGACCGAGCACTTCGTCAGCGATCTGCACGGGGAATACCAGTCCTTCCAGCACGTGCTTCGGAACGGCTCCGGACGTGTGCGGGAGAAGATCATGGACTTGTTTGCCGACGATCTTACAGAAGAAGAGATCAACGAGTTCGCTGCCCTGGTCTACTATCCGGAAGAAAAAATCAAGATCATCAAGAACGGCTTTGGTAACAAGGAAGAGCTCAATCAATGGTATGCAGTCATTATCGACCGGATGCTGAAACTGATT
This sequence is a window from Bacillus sp. SB49. Protein-coding genes within it:
- a CDS encoding DUF5819 family protein, with amino-acid sequence MNKPGHLVLILAGTIFLVFHFTMLGLSVGPNNPVSVTHREAINQYKDPLFYQNWNLFAPEPISKNHKILVKYRTESGEESDWNDISTPILDSNQQNRFSAINRAARVPSGIFFSIYRPNDLVMAYRKKTGEEEATDVVNEEVIEQQRSEQIDALYRFANSSIPLLTDAGEVKEVNVRIMEVSPVPYSERNNPDYKREAQYIDFEWRDYFYVDSYDV
- a CDS encoding transglutaminase-like domain-containing protein, which codes for MKRKTFEFLYENRSSKGIDVWLSVTDDCRNVTFPGASPTRRTSHPFLGDLYFFHLDGNTQLSMKAEAGYWDPVGKSAEEKAFFLRSSSLIPVDEETLQEAQQIVRDAVDDHAKVRLLFRHIRDHYKYSTKFNKRGVHYCKASKKGDCGELSALLASYCRSLGIPARVLVGAWMGKNEPHAWNEVFLEGKGWTPMDVSIAMWTFFRHPLRNIGATIKYGVFSNKKKYEEGIEGNRVVFSIDPERELTPSYSSVDPPTDSSTYMIGDTRLAWGFDSIQNKAPYMQPIYPRLNEEYTKISNRDLLGNVTIKPAKAVDRTTLLMKKYSFVIGVLLVYATILMDWFSVAVSASYAASALSTISLGIFALLTIIRKEYNLPILVLCLLFVFSAVGLVY
- a CDS encoding DUF2812 domain-containing protein; protein product: MKRKYIMMDGLAFSEGKEMEKLARYAKKGWHVERFLLLGFRLRKGEPEEKQFEIDYRESPDEDYFDLFEEAGWRHVCSSVDYIHLFTAEPETTPLYTDKTSLLEKYETEKEKDGKWALWSLVTTVLAFLLSALSSEAGLPTWIGEAFKWIGIIALFPTMITGMVFLGFAYRCRKLRKGRTGAKTNV
- a CDS encoding PadR family transcriptional regulator, with the translated sequence MARNDALDAGELTDTSFYILLSLLEARHGYLIMQTIEEWTEGEFTIGPASLYTTIKKLLKAELIELAEGSGKKKTYIATAAGRELLKSDVERRRRMIRHAEEVWQEKEDVINEA
- a CDS encoding LytTR family DNA-binding domain-containing protein; its protein translation is MKIQLDVDPGCEETKVTIHCSELDDDIKELLDFLKAGKTDLLTGKLGGKQHLLKPEDVHYFQTSGEHVVAENEKGTFTMKEKLYELEQLLPSRRFIRLSKSVLANLYEISHFEPSFHGTLAVHFKSGAKTYASRHYVSKIKELLNKNRRENK
- a CDS encoding DUF3021 domain-containing protein, which encodes MKTFLFRSFIGIFFGAFLSVLTTYAIFFFGDVTVFQADPFIKNSLGSMFCGWFFSVTPLLFEIESWSLFRQTAVHFLIVTCLFFPLSAWVGWMPFTLTSLLFFIAVFLVLYGVIWLGFYLYFRHESRKLNQQLEHIE